The stretch of DNA CAGCTACCTTAGCTACTAAAATAGCTAATCCAGATCTTTTTAGCGACCAACCTCAACTATTTGTGTTGGGAATGGTATCAGTCTTAATTGCCTGTGGTTTATGGTTACAAATTGCTACTAGCAAAGGTTTACCCGTCGCTTCTTCTCACGCTGTCGTAGGAGCGATCGCAGGTTTTAGTTGGGTTGCTGTTGGACAAAATGCAGTAGATTGGAGCAATATTGGTTTTATTTGTTTAGGTTGGTTGGTTACACCTATAATTAGTGCGATTATTGCTGCTTTTTTTTATAACTTGCTGCAAAATTATTTATTAAATACTTCTGATTCTCTTACCCGTTTACAAGAATGGATTCCTTGGTTAAGCAGCAGTTTAGTTGCGATTTTTAGTGTGATCGTTTTACCAAGAATTTGGCAAGAAAATATCTTTCAATCTTTTCCACTTCCGCTTCACGATCTTTCTTTATTAGTTGGGGGAACAGGCGCGATCTCTATTAGTTGGTTTAGTTGGCAGCAGTTAGAAAAAGCTAAACAAAGCCATACAGAAAAAAGAGCAGCTTTAGAAAAAATTATGGCAAAATTTCAGGTATTTAGTGCCTGTTTTGTCGCTTTTGCTCATGGTTCTAATGATGTAGGTAATGCGATCGCTCCTTTAGCAGCTATTGTATATGTGTTTAACTATAATACTGTTCCCATTAATGGGATTAATATTCCCGCTTGGATTTTAATTCTTGGTGGTTTAGGAATTGTAGCTGGTTTAGCTGTTCAAGGTAAAAATGTTATTACTACTATTGGAGAAGATATAATCACTCTTGTTCCTAGCAGTGGATTTTGTGCCGAACTTGCCACAGCTACCACAATTTTGTTAGCTTCTCGAATTGGTTTACCTGTTTCCACTTCCCATGCTTTAGTAGGTAGTGTAGTTGGGATTGGTATATTGCAGAAAACTCAAAAAGTTCAATGGCAAACAATTAAATCAGTTATTCTCGCTTGGGTAATTACTCTACCTGCTGCTGCTATTTTAGGCATAATTAGTTTTAGTCTCTTGCGCTTAATCACACTCACCAATTATCAGTAGGGATAATTCATGAATTATCTTTACACCAATTCTAGTTAACCATCAAATATTAACTAAATTATTATGAATATCTCTACAAAAAATAAACCTGCTTCAATCAGCAACCAAGAATTTTTATTAGGAAAATCTTTAACTCAATTAACCGACTGGGTACAACAACAAGGACAACCTGCCTATCGTGGTAAGCAGTTACATCAATGGTTATATCAAAAAGGAGCGCGATCGCTCTTGGAAATTTCTGTTTTTCCGAAACAATGGCGGGAATCGATGGCAAATTTTCCGATTGGGCGTTCTACCATTGATTATCGCAGCATTGCACCCGACCGCACTCGCAAATATCTTTTACGGTTGCAAGATGGTTTAACCATTGAAACCGTCGGTATTCCAACTGATAAACGTTTAACTGTTTGTGTTTCTTCTCAAGTTGGTTGTCCGATGGCGTGCGACTTTTGTGCTACAGGAAAAGGTGGTTATACCCGCAACTTACAAGCTAGTG from Stanieria cyanosphaera PCC 7437 encodes:
- a CDS encoding inorganic phosphate transporter, whose product is MSLGIIFQLSLVAILAFYVAWNLGANDVANSMGTSVGSKAISLKQALIIAGILEFTGAIIFGHEVSATLATKIANPDLFSDQPQLFVLGMVSVLIACGLWLQIATSKGLPVASSHAVVGAIAGFSWVAVGQNAVDWSNIGFICLGWLVTPIISAIIAAFFYNLLQNYLLNTSDSLTRLQEWIPWLSSSLVAIFSVIVLPRIWQENIFQSFPLPLHDLSLLVGGTGAISISWFSWQQLEKAKQSHTEKRAALEKIMAKFQVFSACFVAFAHGSNDVGNAIAPLAAIVYVFNYNTVPINGINIPAWILILGGLGIVAGLAVQGKNVITTIGEDIITLVPSSGFCAELATATTILLASRIGLPVSTSHALVGSVVGIGILQKTQKVQWQTIKSVILAWVITLPAAAILGIISFSLLRLITLTNYQ